The following coding sequences lie in one Rothia sp. SD9660Na genomic window:
- a CDS encoding RluA family pseudouridine synthase, whose protein sequence is MSQKIELKFVVGADQAGTRLDALLAELSGQSRTTVSSWVKDGEVQLLDAKGRGVKAKASFKLLEGMTVQAAGTPPRDLTQIEAEQVDGFSIVYQDDDIVVVDKPTGVAAHPSMGWHGPTVVGALKHAGIDIATSGAAERQGIVHRLDVGTSGLMVVTKNERAYSVMKNAFKDRTVTKVYHTLVQGLPDPLKGTIDAPIGRHPGSEWKFAVNEDGKTAITHYEVLEAFGPASLVEVHLETGRTHQIRVHFSALRHPCAGDLTYGADPTMSAHLGLTRQWLHAHRLGFTHPASGEQVEFESPYTPDLQYALDTLREGNF, encoded by the coding sequence ATGTCTCAGAAGATTGAACTAAAGTTTGTGGTGGGTGCTGATCAGGCTGGTACCCGGCTTGATGCCCTGCTCGCTGAGCTGAGCGGTCAGTCGCGCACAACGGTGAGTAGCTGGGTTAAGGACGGCGAGGTTCAGCTTCTCGATGCCAAGGGTAGGGGAGTGAAGGCTAAGGCTTCGTTCAAACTGCTTGAGGGAATGACCGTGCAGGCCGCCGGTACCCCGCCGCGTGATCTAACGCAGATTGAGGCTGAGCAGGTGGACGGTTTTTCGATTGTCTACCAGGATGACGACATCGTGGTGGTCGATAAGCCTACCGGTGTTGCGGCCCACCCGTCGATGGGCTGGCACGGCCCTACGGTTGTCGGGGCCCTGAAGCACGCCGGTATCGATATTGCTACCAGCGGTGCTGCTGAGCGTCAGGGTATTGTGCACCGCCTGGACGTTGGCACATCGGGCCTGATGGTTGTGACCAAGAACGAGCGAGCCTACTCGGTCATGAAAAATGCTTTCAAGGACCGCACCGTCACCAAGGTCTACCACACTCTGGTGCAGGGGCTACCTGACCCCCTCAAGGGCACTATTGATGCCCCCATCGGCCGCCACCCCGGCAGCGAGTGGAAGTTCGCGGTCAACGAGGACGGCAAGACCGCAATTACCCACTACGAGGTACTCGAAGCCTTTGGGCCGGCGTCCTTGGTTGAGGTGCACCTTGAGACCGGCCGCACCCACCAGATTCGTGTGCATTTCTCTGCCCTGCGCCACCCCTGCGCGGGAGATCTGACCTACGGGGCAGACCCCACCATGAGCGCGCATCTGGGCCTCACCCGCCAGTGGCTGCATGCCCACCGCCTGGGCTTCACCCACCCCGCCAGCGGCGAGCAGGTGGAGTTCGAAAGCCCCTATACCCCTGACCTTCAGTACGCTCTCGATACCCTGCGTGAGGGCAACTTCTAG
- the hisD gene encoding histidinol dehydrogenase, with the protein MSTTDNPQNSTAPADFTLRTIDLRGSNHSYAELRRIVPRQTTEFVGNALTTVHEILENVQERGADYLRELSARFDGVDQGALRVPQSAIDRAVADLDPAVRKGLEIAIERTRAFAAAQRPADQTIEVAPGAVLTNRWTPVRRAGVYVPGGLAVYPSSVIMNAVPAQAAGVGSIVLCTPPQKEFGGLPHPTILGAAGLLGITEVWAIGGAGALGAMAYGLDDAGDVLEPVDTITGPGNIFVAMAKRALQGVVGVDGEAGTTEIAVIADDTANPDYVAADLISQAEHDPNAGSVLITHSPTLAAAVQEAINRRASATKHSERVATALTGPQSGVVLTDSLDASIAVADAYAAEHLEIHTEKAEEVAGRVGNAGAIFIGPYSPVPLGDYAAGSNHVLPTGGSAAYASGLNTTVFMKAVQLINYSQDALAEIGHAIVAVARDEDLPAHGEAITARTRGSR; encoded by the coding sequence GTGAGCACAACAGACAACCCCCAGAACTCCACTGCACCTGCAGATTTCACCCTGCGCACTATCGACCTGCGCGGCAGCAACCACTCCTACGCTGAGCTGCGTCGCATCGTCCCGCGCCAGACCACAGAGTTCGTGGGGAACGCGCTCACCACCGTGCACGAGATTCTGGAGAACGTACAGGAACGCGGGGCAGACTACTTGCGGGAACTCTCCGCAAGATTTGACGGCGTAGATCAAGGAGCTCTGCGTGTACCCCAAAGTGCTATCGACCGGGCGGTAGCCGACCTTGACCCGGCCGTCCGCAAGGGCCTAGAAATCGCCATCGAACGCACCCGCGCCTTTGCCGCTGCCCAGCGCCCTGCCGACCAGACCATCGAAGTTGCCCCCGGCGCCGTCCTGACCAACCGCTGGACCCCCGTGCGCCGCGCAGGCGTGTACGTGCCCGGCGGGCTGGCTGTTTACCCCTCATCGGTCATCATGAACGCCGTACCCGCCCAGGCCGCGGGCGTCGGATCCATTGTGCTCTGCACCCCGCCCCAAAAAGAATTCGGCGGCCTGCCCCACCCCACCATCCTGGGTGCAGCTGGCCTGCTCGGCATCACCGAGGTGTGGGCTATTGGCGGTGCCGGTGCCCTAGGCGCTATGGCCTACGGCCTGGACGACGCCGGTGATGTTCTCGAACCCGTCGATACCATCACCGGCCCCGGCAACATTTTTGTCGCCATGGCCAAGCGCGCGCTGCAGGGCGTCGTGGGCGTGGACGGCGAAGCCGGCACCACCGAAATCGCGGTCATCGCCGACGACACCGCCAACCCCGACTACGTCGCTGCTGACCTGATCTCCCAGGCCGAACACGACCCCAACGCCGGGTCCGTCCTCATCACCCACAGCCCTACCCTCGCCGCCGCCGTGCAAGAGGCCATCAACCGCCGGGCGTCCGCCACCAAGCACAGCGAGCGCGTTGCCACCGCCCTCACCGGCCCCCAGTCGGGCGTGGTGCTCACCGACAGCCTCGATGCCTCAATCGCAGTGGCTGACGCCTACGCCGCAGAGCACCTTGAAATCCATACCGAGAAGGCAGAAGAGGTAGCCGGTCGGGTGGGCAACGCTGGCGCTATCTTCATCGGCCCCTACTCGCCGGTACCCCTGGGCGACTACGCGGCAGGCTCCAATCACGTTCTGCCCACAGGCGGCTCCGCTGCCTACGCTTCAGGGCTCAACACCACCGTCTTTATGAAGGCCGTTCAGCTCATCAACTACAGCCAAGATGCCCTGGCTGAAATTGGGCATGCCATCGTTGCAGTTGCCCGCGACGAAGACCTGCCCGCCCACGGCGAAGCAATTACCGCCCGTACCCGTGGTAGCCGATAA
- the nrdR gene encoding transcriptional regulator NrdR, whose protein sequence is MNCPYCRNSTSKVVDSRTTEDNSAIRRRRQCSNCGKRFTTVETTAVSVIKRSGVTEPFDRAKIVSGVRKACQGRPVGEDDLAKLAQEVEEAIRAKGIAEIDAHEVGLSILEPLSKLDTVAYLRFASVYQAFESLDDFERAIAALRAAGADEGEQPTLL, encoded by the coding sequence ATGAACTGCCCCTACTGCCGCAACTCGACCTCCAAGGTCGTTGATTCTCGTACCACCGAAGACAACTCTGCGATTCGCCGACGCCGCCAGTGCAGCAATTGTGGCAAGCGGTTCACCACCGTCGAAACCACCGCTGTCTCGGTGATTAAACGAAGCGGCGTGACCGAACCCTTTGACCGCGCCAAGATTGTCTCTGGTGTGCGCAAGGCCTGCCAGGGCCGCCCCGTAGGGGAGGACGACCTGGCTAAGCTAGCCCAGGAGGTTGAAGAGGCGATTCGAGCTAAGGGCATTGCCGAGATTGATGCCCACGAGGTGGGGCTTTCTATCCTTGAGCCCCTGTCTAAGCTCGATACCGTGGCTTACCTGCGCTTTGCCAGCGTCTACCAGGCCTTTGAGTCACTTGATGACTTCGAGCGGGCTATTGCTGCCCTGAGGGCGGCGGGGGCGGACGAGGGGGAGCAGCCCACCCTGCTTTAG
- the dnaE gene encoding DNA polymerase III subunit alpha — protein MANTDFTHLHVHTEYSMLDGAARLADLFEHSKQLGMNALATTDHGFLFGAFDFWNKANNAGVKPIIGVEAYLTPGTARQDRTRVKFGEGGRDDVSGGGAYTHMTMWAENTQGMHNLFRASSLASLEGHFYKPRMDRELLQTYGKGLIATTGCPSGEVQTRLRLGQYKEAMQAASDFRDIFGKENFYCELMDHGLDIEKNVMADLLKLAKELNLPLVATNDLHYTHAEDAKAHAALLCVQSGSTLQDPKRFKFDADNFYLKSPAEMRELFRDYPEACNNTMEIAERCSVEFNTKANYMPNFPVPEGENEESWFVKEVERGLHYRFPKGVPDEVRKQAEYEVGIISQMGFPGYFLVVADFINWAKENGIRVGPGRGSGAGSMVAYAMRITDLNPLEHDLIFERFLNPDRVSMPDFDVDFDDRRRSEVIHYVTEKYGEDKVAMIVTYGTIKAKQALKDSSRVLGYPFSTGERLTKAMPEDVMGKNIALANVYNPEDKRYKDAQDLRDLIESDTDASKVFETAKGIEGLKRQWGVHAAGVIMSSHDLIDVIPIMRREQDGQVITQFDYPTCEGLGLIKMDFLGLRNLTIISDAIENIKLNRGEELDLETLELDDAESYKLLARGDTLGVFQLDGGPMRQLLKLMQPDHFEHISAVLALYRPGPMGANSHTNYALRKNGLQEVTPIHPELEEPLAEILDTTYGLIVYQEQVMAIAQKVANYSLGEADILRRAMGKKKKEELDKQYATFHQGMLDNGYSEGAVKALWDILLPFSDYAFNKAHTAAYGLVSYWTAYLKAHYPQEYMAALLTSVGDDKDKLALYLNECRHMKITVLPPDVNESALNFTPVGDDIRFGMGAIRNVGANVVAAMVDTREEKGRYESFNDFLSKVPIVVCNKRTVDSLIKAGGFDSLGHDRRPLSMIHEEAIDATVSVKRQEAAGQFDLFGGLGLDDDNPANELAVQIPDVPEWEKRDKLNFEREMLGLYVSDHPLRGLEDALDSLSDSTIQGLVSEDSIKPDGAIVTIAGMITSVSRRIAKNSGNPYARIEMEDRTGSIEVMFFGRAYEPIAGVLAEDLICTIKGRLQRRDDGSVTLSAQELNIPEISADGTGGPVTIAIPEYKATEETLGQLRDILKNHKGESEVRIAMTTRTKRLLIRLGADLRVNPNPALFGDLKVLLGPACLDL, from the coding sequence ATGGCTAACACCGACTTCACCCACCTGCACGTGCACACCGAGTACTCCATGCTCGATGGTGCTGCCCGCCTCGCCGACCTCTTTGAGCACTCCAAGCAGCTGGGCATGAACGCCCTGGCAACCACCGACCACGGCTTCCTCTTTGGTGCCTTCGACTTTTGGAACAAGGCTAACAACGCCGGGGTCAAGCCCATTATCGGTGTTGAGGCTTACCTGACCCCGGGTACCGCCCGCCAGGACCGCACCCGCGTGAAATTTGGTGAGGGCGGGCGTGATGACGTCTCCGGCGGTGGTGCTTATACCCATATGACCATGTGGGCAGAGAACACCCAGGGCATGCATAACCTGTTTCGGGCGTCCTCTCTGGCCTCGCTTGAAGGCCACTTCTATAAGCCGCGTATGGACCGGGAGCTACTCCAGACCTACGGTAAGGGGCTAATCGCTACCACCGGCTGCCCCTCGGGTGAGGTGCAGACCCGTCTGCGCCTGGGCCAGTACAAGGAGGCCATGCAGGCAGCCAGCGACTTCCGCGATATCTTCGGCAAGGAAAACTTCTACTGCGAGCTCATGGACCACGGGCTTGATATCGAGAAGAACGTCATGGCCGACCTGCTCAAGCTGGCGAAAGAACTGAACCTGCCCCTGGTTGCCACCAACGACCTGCATTACACCCATGCAGAGGATGCCAAGGCCCACGCCGCGCTGCTGTGCGTGCAGTCAGGCTCTACCCTGCAGGACCCCAAGCGTTTCAAGTTTGACGCCGATAACTTCTACCTCAAGTCGCCGGCTGAGATGCGTGAGCTCTTCCGAGACTACCCCGAGGCCTGCAACAACACCATGGAGATTGCTGAGCGCTGCTCCGTGGAGTTCAATACCAAGGCCAACTACATGCCCAACTTCCCTGTGCCCGAGGGCGAAAACGAGGAATCCTGGTTCGTCAAAGAGGTGGAGCGCGGCCTGCACTACCGCTTCCCCAAGGGCGTGCCCGATGAGGTGCGTAAGCAAGCTGAGTACGAGGTGGGCATTATCTCGCAGATGGGCTTCCCCGGCTACTTCCTGGTGGTGGCTGACTTTATCAACTGGGCCAAGGAGAATGGCATCCGCGTGGGCCCGGGCCGTGGCTCGGGTGCAGGTTCCATGGTTGCCTACGCCATGCGTATTACTGACTTGAACCCGCTGGAACACGACTTGATTTTCGAACGCTTCCTTAACCCCGACCGCGTCTCCATGCCCGACTTCGACGTGGACTTCGATGATCGCCGCCGTTCTGAAGTGATTCACTATGTGACCGAGAAGTACGGCGAAGATAAGGTGGCAATGATCGTCACCTACGGCACCATCAAGGCTAAGCAGGCCCTCAAGGACTCCTCCCGTGTGCTGGGCTACCCCTTCTCCACCGGCGAGCGTCTGACCAAGGCCATGCCCGAGGACGTCATGGGTAAGAACATTGCCCTGGCCAATGTCTATAACCCCGAGGACAAGCGCTACAAGGATGCCCAGGACCTGCGTGATCTCATCGAATCCGATACCGATGCTTCGAAGGTCTTTGAAACCGCTAAGGGCATTGAGGGCCTAAAGCGCCAGTGGGGTGTGCACGCGGCGGGCGTCATCATGTCGAGCCACGACCTGATTGACGTTATCCCCATCATGCGCCGTGAGCAGGACGGGCAGGTCATCACTCAGTTCGATTACCCCACCTGTGAAGGCCTGGGCCTCATCAAGATGGACTTCTTGGGCCTGCGCAACCTGACCATCATCTCGGATGCGATTGAGAACATTAAGCTCAACCGCGGCGAAGAGCTGGACCTTGAAACCCTGGAACTGGATGACGCCGAGTCCTATAAGCTGCTGGCCCGCGGCGACACCCTGGGTGTCTTCCAGCTCGATGGTGGGCCCATGCGCCAGCTGCTCAAGCTCATGCAGCCTGACCACTTTGAGCACATTTCGGCGGTCTTGGCGCTCTATCGCCCCGGCCCCATGGGTGCAAACTCCCACACCAACTACGCCCTGCGTAAGAACGGTCTGCAGGAGGTCACCCCTATTCACCCGGAGCTTGAAGAGCCCCTGGCGGAGATTCTTGATACCACCTACGGCCTGATTGTCTACCAGGAGCAGGTTATGGCGATTGCCCAGAAGGTGGCTAACTACTCCCTGGGTGAGGCGGATATTCTACGCCGCGCTATGGGTAAGAAGAAGAAAGAGGAGCTGGATAAGCAGTACGCCACCTTCCACCAGGGCATGCTCGATAACGGTTACTCCGAGGGTGCAGTTAAGGCCCTCTGGGATATTCTGCTGCCCTTCTCTGACTACGCCTTTAACAAGGCCCACACGGCGGCCTACGGTCTGGTCTCCTACTGGACGGCCTACCTAAAGGCTCACTACCCCCAGGAATATATGGCTGCCCTGCTGACCTCTGTGGGTGATGACAAAGACAAGCTTGCTCTGTACCTGAACGAGTGCCGCCACATGAAGATTACGGTGCTGCCGCCCGATGTGAACGAGTCTGCCCTGAACTTCACCCCTGTGGGCGACGATATCCGTTTCGGCATGGGCGCTATTCGTAACGTGGGTGCCAACGTGGTGGCAGCTATGGTCGATACCCGCGAGGAAAAGGGCCGCTACGAAAGCTTCAACGATTTCCTCTCCAAGGTACCGATCGTCGTCTGTAACAAGCGCACCGTGGACTCCCTCATCAAGGCCGGTGGCTTTGACTCGCTGGGCCACGACCGGCGTCCGCTTTCCATGATCCACGAAGAGGCCATCGACGCGACCGTCTCGGTTAAGCGTCAGGAGGCTGCCGGACAGTTCGACCTCTTTGGCGGGCTGGGGCTGGACGACGATAACCCAGCGAACGAGCTGGCGGTGCAGATTCCGGACGTCCCCGAGTGGGAGAAGCGCGATAAGCTCAACTTCGAGCGCGAAATGCTGGGGCTCTACGTCTCTGATCACCCCCTGCGCGGTCTCGAAGATGCCCTGGACTCCCTCTCAGACTCCACTATTCAGGGCCTGGTCTCTGAGGATTCAATCAAGCCTGACGGGGCGATTGTAACTATCGCGGGCATGATTACCAGCGTTTCTCGCCGTATCGCAAAGAACTCGGGTAACCCTTACGCCCGTATCGAGATGGAAGACCGTACCGGTTCTATCGAGGTCATGTTCTTTGGCCGCGCCTACGAACCGATCGCAGGTGTGCTGGCTGAGGACCTGATTTGTACCATCAAGGGGCGCCTGCAGCGCCGCGACGACGGTTCGGTGACCCTCAGCGCCCAGGAGCTGAACATCCCTGAGATTTCAGCGGACGGCACCGGCGGGCCCGTCACTATCGCCATCCCCGAGTATAAGGCGACCGAGGAAACCCTGGGGCAGCTGCGTGACATTCTGAAGAACCATAAGGGTGAATCAGAGGTCCGTATCGCTATGACCACCCGCACCAAGCGCCTGCTCATCCGCCTGGGCGCAGACTTGCGGGTCAACCCCAACCCGGCTCTCTTTGGTGATCTCAAGGTGTTGTTGGGCCCGGCCTGCCTAGACCTGTAA
- a CDS encoding YggT family protein, with translation MGYLFALLAIAAYLLIVVFMIRLVLDWVQMFARYWRPKGLVLIVASFVYAVTDPPMNAARRLIKPINLGGISLDLGFMILLMALWFAYSLLTNLAYNLSV, from the coding sequence GTGGGCTATCTCTTTGCATTGCTGGCCATCGCGGCCTACCTGCTGATTGTTGTGTTCATGATTCGCCTGGTGCTCGACTGGGTGCAGATGTTTGCTCGCTACTGGCGCCCCAAGGGCCTAGTGCTGATAGTTGCTTCGTTTGTGTATGCAGTCACTGACCCGCCCATGAACGCCGCCCGCCGCCTGATTAAACCCATTAACCTGGGCGGTATCTCCCTGGATTTGGGCTTCATGATTCTGTTGATGGCCCTCTGGTTCGCCTATTCTCTGCTAACGAACCTGGCCTACAACCTCTCCGTTTAG
- a CDS encoding DivIVA domain-containing protein yields MALTPEEVINKRFQPTKFKEGYNPEEVDDFLDEIVIELRRLNAENASLKRQLEEAEAKISLAPAQQQGGALAEAEIVIDSQPAAAATPAPAAAAAPAAAEPTLSPSSATGLLAMAQKVHDDYVLEGKRERERLITEGREEAAQLVSEAQEQSNRVLGDLEKTKSDLEVSVAKLRSFENQYRTSLRDYLNKQLTTLEETPALEPKAEGAPAAAASQSQGFGAFGQRNGVFSNNS; encoded by the coding sequence GTGGCACTCACGCCTGAGGAAGTAATCAACAAGCGCTTCCAGCCGACTAAGTTCAAAGAAGGCTACAACCCTGAAGAAGTTGACGATTTCCTTGATGAGATTGTCATTGAACTGCGTCGCCTGAACGCCGAAAACGCTAGCCTCAAGCGCCAGCTCGAAGAGGCAGAGGCAAAGATTTCACTGGCTCCTGCCCAGCAGCAGGGCGGTGCCCTGGCCGAGGCTGAAATTGTTATTGATTCTCAGCCCGCTGCAGCTGCTACCCCTGCCCCTGCGGCAGCCGCAGCTCCTGCCGCCGCTGAACCCACCCTGTCACCCTCTAGCGCCACCGGCCTGCTGGCTATGGCCCAGAAGGTCCACGATGACTACGTCCTCGAGGGCAAGCGCGAGCGCGAACGCCTCATCACCGAGGGCCGCGAAGAAGCAGCTCAGCTGGTCTCAGAGGCCCAGGAGCAGTCCAACCGTGTTCTGGGTGATCTTGAAAAGACCAAGAGCGACCTCGAGGTTTCTGTTGCCAAGCTGCGTTCCTTTGAGAACCAGTACCGCACCTCCCTACGCGATTACCTGAACAAGCAGCTGACCACCCTCGAAGAGACCCCCGCTCTTGAGCCCAAGGCTGAGGGCGCTCCCGCAGCAGCGGCATCACAGTCCCAGGGCTTCGGCGCGTTTGGCCAGCGTAACGGGGTTTTCAGCAACAACTCCTAG
- the lspA gene encoding signal peptidase II codes for MAKTQQEGTVLVPVRTISGVAKALLALALFALVYGADQWVKHLVETTMTVGQTITVIDGLLWWRYYLNPGAAFSMGEESTWLFTLISTVGALVALTLVVRAKTLPWVILLATLAGGIVGNLHDRLFREPGFGIGHVVDYISVPNFAIFNIADAAICVSMAAIVLLTFLGYRMDGQREVRAEKAKKDEEGV; via the coding sequence GTGGCTAAAACCCAGCAGGAGGGCACAGTTTTGGTGCCGGTTCGTACGATTTCTGGGGTAGCTAAGGCCCTGTTAGCCCTGGCCCTGTTTGCTCTGGTGTACGGGGCCGACCAGTGGGTCAAGCACCTGGTAGAGACAACCATGACCGTGGGGCAGACCATCACCGTGATCGACGGCTTGCTCTGGTGGCGTTACTACCTGAACCCGGGGGCTGCTTTTTCTATGGGTGAGGAATCGACCTGGCTGTTCACCCTGATTTCAACGGTGGGTGCCCTGGTGGCACTGACCCTGGTGGTACGGGCTAAGACTCTACCCTGGGTTATTCTGCTGGCAACCCTGGCAGGCGGCATTGTTGGCAACCTGCACGACCGCCTATTCCGGGAACCTGGCTTTGGCATCGGGCACGTGGTTGATTATATTTCTGTACCGAATTTTGCGATTTTTAATATTGCCGATGCCGCTATCTGCGTATCGATGGCGGCGATTGTTCTGCTGACTTTTCTGGGCTACCGCATGGACGGCCAGCGTGAAGTACGAGCCGAAAAGGCCAAGAAGGACGAGGAGGGGGTCTAA
- a CDS encoding glycogen/starch/alpha-glucan phosphorylase, producing MAEHNRPEPSVASFRSSLLQHLQFTTGKDPKHATAYDWRIALSHTLRDLAVEPWFNSTRRTWEEGRKRVYYLSMEFLIGRLMEDLAINLGVRDIAVEALAEFDIDFNEVADEEPDAALGNGGLGRLAACYLESMATVGCPAYGYGLRYEHGLFEQSFENGRQQENPENWLAHGNPWDFDRPESVYGVGFGGEVYEENGVLRWNPGTHVQAQAFDTPVVGYGATWANTLRLWAAKPNADLFDLGRFNAGDFAAAAEPEAMARSLSRVLYPNDTTDGGKQLRLSQEYFLTSASVQDIVRRHLVGQDSLENLDRHVAIQMNDTHPAIAGPELIRILVDEHGFDFDRAADLSTRVLGYTNHTLLPEALERWTVGLMRNVLPRHLQIIERLDQKFVELQAGSPHPARLISGDQVNMGDLAFTTSHRVNGVSALHTDLVRTELFPVHDALHPERIVNITNGITPRRWLKLANPALAQLITETIGEGWETDLERLKELEPYADDPAFLKAFGESKKAAKQRFVDWMQEEHGIELPVDSLFDSQVKRMHEYKRQLLNIMWTIAHYQRIKRDPDAGWVPRVKIFGGKAAPSYHTAKDIIKLINDVAEVVNNDPETNHLLRIVFPPNYNVSMAERLIPASDLSEQISTAGMEASGTGNMKFALNGALTIGTLDGANVEIREHVGAENFFLFGLTTDEVAQRRAQPGHSRAAIEASQALRDILQAVAEGTFSPDEPYRFGHIVDNMWNGDWFLVASDFDDYDRAQQEVEEAYRDTERWQRMAVLNVARMGYFSSDRSVREYMTDVWGIDSAL from the coding sequence ATGGCAGAACACAATCGCCCCGAACCATCAGTAGCAAGCTTCCGCTCCTCGCTCCTGCAGCACCTGCAGTTCACCACCGGTAAGGACCCGAAGCATGCCACCGCCTATGACTGGCGGATTGCCCTCTCGCACACCCTGCGCGACCTCGCCGTTGAACCCTGGTTCAACTCAACTCGCCGCACCTGGGAAGAAGGCCGCAAGCGTGTCTACTACCTTTCTATGGAGTTCCTCATCGGCCGCCTCATGGAAGATCTGGCCATTAACCTCGGTGTGCGCGATATTGCCGTTGAGGCTCTTGCTGAGTTCGACATCGACTTCAATGAGGTGGCGGATGAAGAGCCGGACGCCGCGCTCGGCAACGGCGGCCTGGGCCGCCTAGCTGCCTGCTACCTCGAGTCCATGGCAACCGTTGGTTGCCCCGCCTACGGCTATGGCCTGCGCTACGAGCACGGCCTGTTTGAGCAGTCGTTTGAGAATGGTCGTCAGCAGGAAAACCCCGAAAACTGGCTTGCCCACGGTAACCCTTGGGACTTTGACCGCCCCGAATCTGTCTATGGAGTAGGCTTTGGTGGCGAGGTTTACGAAGAAAACGGTGTTTTGCGCTGGAACCCCGGCACTCACGTGCAGGCTCAGGCCTTCGACACCCCCGTCGTAGGCTACGGCGCCACGTGGGCCAATACCCTGCGTCTATGGGCAGCAAAGCCCAACGCTGACCTCTTCGACCTGGGCCGCTTCAATGCCGGTGATTTTGCCGCAGCAGCGGAGCCCGAGGCCATGGCACGCAGCCTCAGCCGTGTGCTCTACCCCAACGACACCACCGACGGCGGTAAGCAGCTGCGTCTTTCTCAGGAATACTTCCTGACCTCAGCGTCCGTTCAGGACATTGTGCGCCGCCACCTGGTAGGTCAAGATTCGCTGGAAAACCTCGACCGCCACGTCGCCATCCAGATGAATGACACCCACCCGGCGATTGCTGGCCCTGAGCTGATTCGCATTCTGGTCGATGAACACGGCTTCGATTTTGACCGAGCAGCAGACCTGTCAACCCGGGTGCTCGGCTACACTAACCACACGCTGCTACCCGAGGCTCTAGAGCGTTGGACCGTGGGTCTCATGCGCAACGTACTGCCCCGTCACCTGCAGATTATTGAGCGCCTTGACCAGAAGTTCGTTGAGCTTCAGGCAGGCTCACCTCACCCTGCCCGCCTGATCTCAGGCGACCAGGTCAATATGGGTGACCTTGCCTTCACCACCAGCCACCGTGTCAATGGCGTATCAGCCCTACACACCGACCTGGTCCGCACCGAACTCTTCCCCGTTCACGATGCCCTGCACCCCGAACGCATCGTCAACATCACCAACGGCATCACCCCGCGTCGCTGGCTGAAACTGGCTAACCCCGCTCTGGCCCAGCTGATTACTGAGACCATTGGTGAGGGCTGGGAGACCGACCTTGAGCGTTTGAAGGAGCTGGAGCCCTACGCCGATGATCCCGCCTTCCTCAAGGCATTCGGCGAGAGCAAGAAGGCAGCTAAGCAGCGCTTCGTTGACTGGATGCAGGAAGAACATGGGATTGAACTGCCCGTTGACTCGCTCTTTGATTCCCAGGTCAAGCGCATGCACGAATACAAGCGTCAGCTGCTGAACATCATGTGGACTATCGCCCACTACCAGCGCATCAAGCGCGACCCCGATGCCGGCTGGGTGCCCCGCGTGAAAATCTTCGGTGGTAAGGCAGCACCCAGCTACCACACCGCTAAAGACATCATTAAACTCATCAACGATGTTGCCGAGGTCGTCAATAACGACCCCGAGACCAACCACCTGCTGCGCATCGTCTTCCCTCCCAACTACAACGTCTCCATGGCCGAGCGCCTGATTCCTGCCTCTGATCTGTCAGAGCAGATTTCAACTGCGGGTATGGAAGCATCCGGTACCGGCAACATGAAGTTTGCCCTCAACGGTGCCCTGACCATCGGCACTCTAGACGGTGCAAACGTTGAGATTCGCGAGCACGTGGGTGCAGAGAACTTCTTCCTCTTCGGTCTGACCACTGATGAAGTCGCTCAGCGCCGAGCCCAGCCCGGCCACTCCCGCGCCGCTATCGAAGCTAGCCAGGCTCTGCGCGACATCCTACAGGCGGTAGCCGAAGGCACCTTTAGCCCCGATGAGCCCTACCGTTTCGGCCATATCGTCGACAACATGTGGAACGGCGACTGGTTCCTAGTCGCCTCTGACTTTGACGACTATGACCGTGCCCAGCAGGAGGTTGAGGAAGCCTACCGCGATACCGAGCGCTGGCAGCGCATGGCGGTTCTGAATGTTGCCCGTATGGGTTACTTCAGCTCTGACCGTTCAGTGCGTGAATACATGACCGATGTATGGGGCATTGACTCAGCCCTGTAG